Proteins from a genomic interval of Sulfurimonas sp. HSL3-2:
- a CDS encoding PDZ domain-containing protein: protein MRYFFLFALTLTSLFASCKGGYSSCEQKIKDSHSIVNNSLYIPINKTQRLVYSQATPIGNIIKADKFLGLYLVGGLEGFRYPFKIGAYVPSGVAVVNDKMALEGKITEEQIGLNSLAKFSEAPFVPSFLSSSCCNLEGLVTPQGIIQKGYLSHFINTKNSDYSDIGIRVDKHKTITKIDPFLKNNPFKVSDIVVAFDGKKVWSANRLMQDILFAKIGTTHKIKVLRDKKSFEFDVMTYKRVGGGLISDTFLEQKGFYFNNDLTLKSVDGYGLQAGDRLLSINGNRLSSLDDIPAAIGTKTEDMIFLFQRGGFQFFVHIN, encoded by the coding sequence ATGAGATATTTTTTTCTTTTTGCCCTCACCTTGACATCGCTCTTTGCTTCGTGCAAAGGCGGCTATTCTTCATGTGAACAAAAGATAAAAGACTCTCACTCTATCGTAAACAACTCACTTTATATCCCCATAAACAAGACCCAAAGACTAGTCTACTCACAAGCGACACCTATTGGAAATATCATCAAAGCAGATAAATTTTTAGGCTTATATCTTGTCGGCGGACTTGAAGGGTTTAGATATCCGTTTAAAATAGGTGCTTATGTACCTTCAGGCGTTGCAGTCGTCAATGATAAGATGGCATTAGAGGGTAAAATTACAGAGGAGCAGATAGGCCTAAACAGCTTAGCCAAGTTTAGTGAAGCTCCTTTTGTCCCAAGTTTTTTAAGCAGCAGCTGTTGTAATTTAGAGGGACTTGTAACACCGCAGGGGATCATACAAAAAGGGTATCTTTCACACTTTATCAACACAAAAAACAGTGACTACAGCGACATCGGAATCAGAGTCGATAAGCATAAAACAATTACAAAGATCGATCCGTTTTTAAAAAATAATCCCTTTAAAGTATCAGATATCGTCGTAGCTTTTGACGGAAAAAAAGTCTGGAGTGCAAATCGTCTGATGCAGGATATTTTGTTTGCAAAGATCGGTACGACTCATAAGATAAAAGTATTAAGAGATAAAAAAAGTTTTGAATTTGATGTAATGACCTACAAAAGAGTCGGCGGCGGTCTTATCAGCGATACTTTCTTAGAGCAGAAAGGTTTTTATTTCAATAACGATCTGACACTAAAAAGTGTTGATGGATATGGATTACAAGCAGGCGACAGACTACTGAGTATAAACGGCAACAGATTAAGCTCCCTAGATGATATTCCCGCCGCGATAGGAACAAAAACTGAAGATATGATTTTTCTTTTTCAAAGAGGCGGATTTCAGTTTTTTGTGCACATAAATTAG
- the tkt gene encoding transketolase, whose amino-acid sequence MANQMRQKMADSIRFLAADMVQAANSGHPGAPMGLADVAVVLSEHLRHNPKNPSWLNRDRLVFSGGHATGLIYSLYYLWGYGLEIEDLKNFRQLDSKTPGHPEYGHTKGIEITTGPLGQGVANAVGFSMASKFMGAQVNSETAKLIDHNVYCLCGDGDLEEGISYEACSIAGHNKLDNLILIYDSNCITIEGSTSLSISEDIRGRFESQEWDVFECDGHNFDEINSAIESAKASSKPALIIAHTTIAKGACELEGSHHSHGAPLGEDVIVEAKKAAGFDPEKKFFVPEDAMARFRCAIEKGDLLEREWIHSQKTMPLMEQNSALEALQNPDFSKIQWPVFDKADATRNTNGKIMNAIARALPSFLGGSADLGPSNKTTLNDMGAFPKGRNIYFGIREHAMASIVNAMALYGPLLPFSSTFFVFSDYMKPSARIAALSGIQQFFIWTHDSIGVGEDGPTHQPIEHLSQFRALPNFYVWRPADGAENITAWKVALEMKNSPSAFVCSRQNLPVLPACVKGDMAKGGYLLASDDNATITLMASGSEVEVALKTKELLNAQGKKANVVSVPCFDLLIEQEKAYIDSIILPGTKKVAIEAARGMEWYRFADEVICMDSFGASAPAGQLFEKFGFTAEKIAAKL is encoded by the coding sequence ATGGCAAATCAGATGCGCCAAAAGATGGCAGACAGTATAAGATTTTTAGCAGCAGATATGGTTCAAGCAGCAAACTCAGGACACCCGGGCGCACCTATGGGTCTAGCTGATGTAGCAGTAGTTTTAAGTGAGCATCTTCGTCATAATCCAAAAAATCCTTCATGGTTAAACCGTGATAGACTTGTATTTTCAGGGGGACATGCAACAGGACTTATCTACTCTCTTTACTATCTTTGGGGATACGGTTTAGAGATAGAAGACCTAAAAAACTTTCGTCAATTAGATTCTAAGACTCCGGGACATCCAGAATACGGACACACTAAGGGAATAGAGATAACGACTGGTCCGTTAGGTCAAGGTGTTGCAAATGCTGTCGGTTTCTCTATGGCAAGTAAGTTTATGGGCGCTCAGGTTAACAGTGAGACTGCAAAACTGATCGATCACAATGTGTATTGTTTATGTGGTGACGGTGACTTGGAAGAGGGTATCAGTTATGAAGCGTGTTCGATCGCAGGACATAACAAGCTAGATAATCTGATCCTTATCTACGATTCAAACTGTATCACTATCGAGGGTTCTACAAGTCTAAGTATCAGCGAAGATATCCGCGGAAGATTCGAATCTCAAGAGTGGGATGTATTTGAATGTGACGGTCACAACTTCGATGAGATAAACAGCGCGATAGAGAGTGCAAAAGCAAGTTCTAAACCTGCACTTATCATTGCTCATACGACGATCGCAAAAGGTGCATGTGAGCTAGAGGGTTCACACCACTCTCACGGTGCTCCGCTTGGTGAAGATGTCATAGTCGAAGCGAAAAAAGCTGCAGGTTTCGATCCAGAGAAAAAATTCTTTGTTCCAGAAGATGCTATGGCTAGATTCAGATGTGCGATAGAGAAGGGCGATCTTTTGGAGCGTGAATGGATCCACAGCCAAAAGACTATGCCTTTGATGGAGCAAAACTCAGCGCTTGAAGCGTTGCAAAATCCTGATTTTTCAAAAATCCAATGGCCTGTATTTGACAAAGCAGATGCGACTCGTAACACGAACGGTAAGATCATGAACGCTATCGCTCGTGCACTTCCAAGTTTCTTAGGCGGTTCGGCTGACCTTGGACCATCAAACAAGACAACCTTAAACGATATGGGTGCATTTCCAAAGGGAAGAAACATCTATTTCGGTATCCGTGAGCACGCTATGGCTTCGATCGTGAACGCTATGGCACTTTACGGTCCGCTTTTACCGTTCTCATCGACATTCTTTGTGTTCTCAGACTACATGAAACCTTCGGCTCGTATTGCAGCACTAAGCGGCATCCAGCAGTTCTTTATCTGGACGCATGACAGTATCGGTGTCGGTGAAGACGGTCCGACTCACCAGCCTATAGAGCACTTAAGCCAATTCCGTGCACTACCGAACTTCTATGTATGGCGTCCGGCTGACGGAGCTGAAAACATCACAGCTTGGAAAGTGGCGCTAGAGATGAAGAACTCTCCGTCTGCATTCGTTTGTTCACGTCAGAACCTTCCTGTTCTTCCTGCTTGCGTTAAAGGTGATATGGCAAAAGGCGGATACCTTTTGGCTTCTGATGATAATGCAACGATAACACTTATGGCATCTGGTTCTGAGGTGGAAGTAGCACTCAAGACAAAAGAGCTTTTAAATGCACAGGGTAAAAAAGCAAACGTAGTAAGTGTCCCTTGTTTTGATCTTTTAATAGAGCAGGAGAAAGCTTACATCGACAGTATCATACTTCCAGGCACTAAAAAAGTCGCTATAGAAGCAGCTCGTGGTATGGAGTGGTACAGATTTGCCGATGAGGTGATCTGTATGGATAGTTTCGGTGCATCAGCACCAGCCGGACAGCTGTTTGAGAAGTTTGGTTTCACGGCTGAAAAAATAGCAGCTAAATTATAA
- a CDS encoding YbaB/EbfC family nucleoid-associated protein: protein MFENMGDMAKMLSSMQEHAKKLEAELDSKTFTVKTGGGMVEIVGNGRGEIIDLLIDDSLLEDKEALQILLIGAYNDLNKMVEQNKQNSAVGMLGGMNPFGSK from the coding sequence ATGTTTGAGAACATGGGTGATATGGCAAAAATGCTTTCATCGATGCAAGAACATGCAAAAAAACTGGAAGCTGAACTTGACTCTAAAACATTCACCGTCAAAACAGGCGGCGGAATGGTAGAGATAGTCGGTAACGGCAGAGGTGAAATCATCGATCTTTTGATCGACGACTCGCTCTTAGAAGACAAAGAAGCTCTTCAGATACTTCTTATAGGTGCTTATAACGATCTGAATAAGATGGTTGAGCAAAACAAACAAAACAGTGCGGTGGGCATGCTTGGCGGCATGAACCCATTTGGCTCAAAATGA
- the panD gene encoding aspartate 1-decarboxylase — protein sequence MTIEMLYSKIHRATVTDANLNYVGSITIDEELLEASKMRVGQKVEILNVNNGERFSTYIILGERGKRDICLNGAAARKVHKGDKVIIVAYATYDEKELENYKPKVVILDDDNNIDYIAESI from the coding sequence ATGACTATAGAGATGTTATATAGCAAAATACACCGTGCTACTGTGACAGATGCCAACTTAAACTATGTCGGCTCGATCACAATCGATGAAGAGCTTTTAGAAGCTTCAAAGATGCGTGTAGGCCAGAAAGTCGAGATACTCAATGTCAATAACGGCGAGAGATTTTCGACTTATATCATTTTAGGAGAGCGCGGTAAACGCGATATCTGCCTAAACGGTGCGGCTGCACGTAAAGTTCACAAAGGTGACAAAGTAATCATCGTAGCATATGCGACGTATGATGAAAAAGAGCTAGAAAACTATAAACCGAAAGTTGTCATCCTGGATGACGACAATAATATAGACTACATAGCAGAGAGTATCTAA
- a CDS encoding (2Fe-2S) ferredoxin domain-containing protein — protein MGIPQPAFYIFKCEQSSPPGMPKPSCVNPQTQDLFQFLAQTLMQKGIMGTVQPIRTSCMNRCNAGPIMLVEPGHTMYAGLDKAKIERIIDEHIIGGNVVQEYVIPEELWDAPISPSDMQAQMGR, from the coding sequence ATGGGAATTCCTCAACCAGCTTTTTATATCTTTAAGTGTGAACAATCGTCACCTCCAGGTATGCCGAAACCTTCTTGTGTTAACCCGCAAACACAGGATTTATTCCAATTTTTAGCACAAACTTTGATGCAAAAAGGTATAATGGGAACAGTTCAACCGATCCGTACTTCATGTATGAATCGTTGTAATGCCGGACCGATTATGTTAGTAGAACCGGGACATACTATGTATGCAGGTTTAGATAAGGCTAAGATAGAGCGTATTATCGACGAACATATCATCGGCGGAAATGTAGTGCAGGAGTATGTGATCCCTGAAGAACTATGGGACGCTCCTATATCTCCATCTGATATGCAAGCTCAGATGGGACGCTAA
- a CDS encoding outer membrane beta-barrel protein — translation MKKIITISILMSNLLFAEAQVYMGVLGGYSSESFSKPYNKSTSSPMAKLQIGYGDLKGYSVQFGFIYDTNSDSVFADAGAKDKEKYSVDVELIKAFDFDIGFYPFLKAGFGAGYFDTQITYTNADGTFTKNKLDFSSYNAGAGFYYPISEHFIFELGATYKYINYERWDKSSTGASAVTTDAVNTYAGINYRF, via the coding sequence ATGAAAAAAATAATCACGATCTCAATATTAATGTCAAACCTCCTTTTTGCAGAGGCGCAAGTCTATATGGGTGTCTTAGGCGGATACTCTTCTGAAAGCTTTTCTAAGCCTTATAATAAATCTACTTCATCTCCTATGGCGAAACTGCAGATAGGGTACGGTGACTTAAAAGGCTATTCGGTCCAATTCGGATTTATCTACGATACGAACAGCGACAGTGTCTTTGCAGATGCCGGAGCAAAAGACAAAGAGAAATACTCCGTAGATGTCGAACTTATCAAAGCATTTGATTTTGATATAGGGTTCTATCCCTTCTTAAAAGCGGGATTCGGTGCAGGATATTTTGATACGCAGATAACCTATACAAACGCAGACGGCACATTTACAAAAAATAAACTGGATTTTAGTTCATATAATGCCGGAGCCGGTTTTTACTATCCTATTAGTGAGCACTTTATATTTGAACTTGGAGCGACATATAAGTATATCAATTATGAAAGATGGGACAAAAGTTCAACCGGAGCAAGTGCTGTAACGACAGACGCCGTTAACACATACGCCGGAATAAATTATAGATTTTAA
- a CDS encoding polyprenyl synthetase family protein has product MQNFEIFLQRHLPKAPSFHPYYEDALHNMLQAGGKRFRPALLLGVVNAFNPLLVEGAMHGALAIEMLHTYSLIHDDLPAMDDAALRRGHPTLHVSYDEVTAILVGDALNTYAFEVLSNAPFSDNTRVRLIRELAVNGGHGGMVLGQAIDCYFENQPLSVDKIKFLHVNKTAKLIAAALKMGAIIAGKDEIEDEIYDFGIKLGLLFQIQDDILDVTQTDDEAGKTTNNDDGKNSFVTVLGLDEAMKEADDLADELTQMMNSFDEKLYKELSPLLTNYINRHKG; this is encoded by the coding sequence ATGCAAAATTTCGAGATTTTTTTACAGCGTCATTTACCTAAAGCGCCAAGCTTTCATCCCTACTATGAGGATGCTCTGCACAATATGCTTCAAGCAGGCGGCAAGCGTTTTCGCCCCGCACTTCTTTTAGGTGTCGTAAACGCTTTTAACCCGCTTTTAGTAGAGGGAGCGATGCACGGGGCACTTGCGATAGAGATGCTTCATACCTATTCGCTGATCCATGATGATCTTCCGGCAATGGACGATGCAGCTTTGCGCCGCGGGCATCCGACTCTACATGTAAGTTATGACGAGGTCACGGCCATACTTGTCGGTGATGCTTTGAACACGTATGCGTTTGAGGTACTGAGCAACGCTCCCTTTAGCGATAACACAAGAGTAAGACTGATCCGCGAACTTGCTGTAAACGGCGGACACGGCGGTATGGTCTTAGGTCAGGCGATAGACTGCTATTTTGAAAATCAGCCGCTCTCTGTGGATAAGATAAAGTTCTTACATGTAAACAAAACTGCAAAGCTGATAGCTGCTGCGTTAAAGATGGGAGCTATCATCGCGGGTAAAGATGAAATAGAGGACGAGATCTATGATTTCGGTATAAAGCTTGGGCTTTTGTTTCAGATCCAAGACGATATCTTAGATGTGACGCAAACTGATGATGAGGCTGGAAAAACGACGAATAATGATGATGGTAAAAACAGTTTTGTTACTGTACTTGGACTTGACGAGGCGATGAAAGAAGCTGATGATTTGGCTGATGAATTAACACAGATGATGAATAGTTTTGATGAAAAGCTTTATAAAGAACTATCACCACTTTTAACAAACTACATAAACAGACACAAAGGATAA